The Saccharopolyspora gloriosae genome has a segment encoding these proteins:
- a CDS encoding mandelate racemase/muconate lactonizing enzyme family protein, with translation MRITGVSATPLGSPLEEELRWGAMAVHVKGGIVVRLTTDEGFEGIGEAGFSAEYFPTVGPIINSQLAPMLIGKDPRDIGALWQQMLDATHMWGRRGIETYAISGVDIALWDLLGKIANQPVYRLLGASKPSVRAYFAPSLKPTAEIVEECRKAVADGFSAIKLRATEELVQAVELVGSVRDAVGPEVDLMVDANMSYDRRGALRLARELEALDVAWLEEPILSRSLTQYVDDHSWLAERVSLRLAGGESLLTRFEYIDLLTRRIFDVVQPDCTSVGGISEAKRVADLASTWNLTCVPHIACSSGTGIALAAGLNLILACENAPLIEVDAYGGPGWDGLLKSPLEVRDGYVTTSDAPGIGVDLSPDAYQRFAVPTA, from the coding sequence ATGCGAATCACTGGTGTCTCTGCGACGCCGCTCGGCTCTCCGCTCGAGGAGGAGCTGCGCTGGGGGGCCATGGCCGTCCACGTCAAGGGCGGGATCGTCGTCCGGCTCACCACCGACGAGGGGTTCGAGGGAATCGGCGAGGCCGGCTTCTCGGCGGAGTACTTCCCTACCGTAGGGCCGATCATCAACTCCCAGCTCGCGCCGATGCTCATCGGCAAGGACCCTCGCGACATCGGTGCGCTGTGGCAGCAGATGCTCGACGCGACGCACATGTGGGGCCGTCGTGGCATCGAGACCTACGCGATCAGCGGCGTGGACATCGCGCTGTGGGACCTGCTCGGCAAGATCGCAAATCAGCCGGTGTACCGGCTGCTGGGCGCGTCGAAACCCAGCGTCCGCGCGTACTTCGCGCCCTCGCTCAAGCCCACCGCCGAGATCGTCGAGGAATGCCGCAAGGCGGTGGCAGACGGGTTCAGCGCGATCAAGCTGCGAGCCACCGAGGAGCTGGTGCAGGCGGTCGAGTTGGTGGGCTCGGTGCGCGACGCGGTGGGGCCCGAGGTCGATCTCATGGTCGACGCCAATATGTCCTACGACCGCCGTGGCGCCTTGCGGCTCGCCCGCGAACTGGAAGCCCTCGACGTCGCCTGGCTTGAAGAGCCGATTCTGTCGCGCAGCCTGACCCAGTACGTGGACGACCACTCCTGGCTCGCCGAACGGGTTTCACTGCGGCTGGCCGGAGGCGAGTCGCTGCTCACTCGCTTCGAGTACATCGACCTGCTGACTCGCCGCATCTTCGATGTCGTCCAGCCCGACTGCACCAGCGTCGGCGGTATCTCGGAGGCCAAGCGGGTGGCGGACCTGGCAAGTACCTGGAACCTCACCTGCGTGCCGCACATCGCGTGTTCCTCGGGGACCGGCATTGCGCTCGCGGCCGGGCTGAACCTGATCCTGGCGTGCGAGAACGCGCCGCTCATCGAGGTCGACGCCTACGGCGGTCCGGGCTGGGACGGACTGCTGAAGAGCCCGCTGGAGGTGCGGGACGGCTACGTGACCACCTCCGACGCGCCCGGTATCGGCGTCGATCTCAGCCCGGACGCCTACCAGCGCTTCGCGGTGCCCACAGCATGA
- a CDS encoding gluconate 2-dehydrogenase subunit 3 family protein produces MTLKADWEIVGGPVDPDSDERLFLTEHGWETIEAAAARIIPTDHDPGAREARVIVFLDRYLSGTDYVFAAADGSGFLKLTGKFADAWRARMADMQRTYRDGIVELDAIAEREFGEQFKALVESEQDRVLEILSGAAKPNPVTLGTTEAVGTFLQGCFDEGLSFFDALCLHVRQGFYCDPVYGGNKDRMGWRTIGFPGPKTLKDTMDGTYSTTEYFAPEYDWHELVPQLKEQAGG; encoded by the coding sequence ATGACCCTCAAGGCTGATTGGGAGATCGTCGGCGGGCCAGTCGATCCCGATTCCGACGAGCGGCTCTTCCTCACCGAACACGGCTGGGAGACCATCGAGGCGGCCGCCGCCCGGATCATTCCCACCGACCATGACCCCGGTGCGCGTGAGGCCCGGGTGATCGTGTTCCTCGACCGCTACCTCTCCGGCACCGACTACGTCTTCGCGGCTGCGGACGGCAGCGGGTTCCTCAAGCTCACCGGCAAGTTCGCCGACGCGTGGCGGGCCCGGATGGCCGACATGCAGCGGACCTATCGCGACGGCATCGTCGAACTAGACGCGATCGCGGAGCGGGAGTTCGGCGAGCAGTTCAAGGCACTCGTCGAGTCCGAACAGGACCGTGTGCTGGAGATTCTCTCCGGGGCCGCGAAGCCGAATCCGGTCACGCTCGGCACGACCGAAGCGGTCGGTACCTTCCTCCAGGGTTGCTTCGATGAGGGCCTGTCCTTCTTCGACGCGCTGTGCCTGCACGTGCGGCAGGGCTTCTACTGCGATCCGGTGTACGGCGGGAACAAGGACCGGATGGGCTGGCGCACGATCGGCTTCCCCGGGCCGAAAACGCTCAAGGACACCATGGACGGCACGTACAGCACGACCGAGTACTTCGCACCGGAGTACGACTGGCACGAGCTCGTCCCGCAGCTGAAGGAGCAGGCCGGCGGCTAG
- a CDS encoding GMC family oxidoreductase yields the protein MTHTRKPDPVDAIVVGLGATGGTAAKVLSEAGMKVVGFDRGPWLRAQEHYSGDELKFINRNYLWPDPKLFPRTLRHDEESVAEPFPFSPTPQLVGGGTNHWAGWVPRPRESDFLQRSLHGDLDGANLADWPIRYEHLEPYLTKVEWEFGISGIAGADKYEPYRSKDYPSAPLRPTRFGKRFYEACNKLGINGFPIPHAMVTNQHKGRDPFNTTSFWNQYGDPSTARSNTLTTFIPEAVATGNFELRAESFVREIKVGKDGRATGVIYIDPDGNEVEQDSGIVVLSLGAIESARLMLMSKSPSFPDGLGNSSGQVGKNATFHEYVFAVGLFDQEIDDPLYGWTGNYISGGTFEFYETDEDRGHIGGCLISASQTCHPINMVFPGRPTWGQGMKDADRDYFSFAMKIGAILHDMPVESNRVDLDPAVKDAWGLPVARITHKPHVNDVAMSKWQVDKNSEILRAAGARKTIPVYLQRMTGNTCHQHGTARMGTDSATTVLNEWCQSHDVDNLFVVDGAGFPSSTGVNPTLTMMANAWRACDYITQVYAKGREERIKVG from the coding sequence ATGACACACACCAGGAAACCGGACCCGGTCGACGCGATCGTGGTCGGATTGGGAGCGACCGGCGGCACCGCGGCCAAGGTTCTGTCCGAGGCGGGGATGAAGGTCGTCGGGTTCGACCGCGGCCCCTGGCTTCGAGCGCAGGAACACTACTCCGGCGACGAGCTGAAGTTCATCAACCGCAACTACCTGTGGCCGGACCCGAAACTGTTCCCACGCACCCTGCGCCACGACGAGGAGTCGGTGGCCGAGCCGTTCCCCTTCTCTCCCACCCCACAGCTGGTCGGCGGTGGCACCAACCACTGGGCGGGCTGGGTGCCACGGCCACGGGAGTCGGACTTCCTCCAGCGTTCCCTGCACGGCGACCTCGACGGCGCGAACCTCGCCGACTGGCCGATCCGTTACGAGCACCTCGAGCCCTACTTGACCAAGGTGGAATGGGAGTTCGGCATCTCCGGCATCGCCGGTGCCGACAAGTATGAGCCGTACCGGAGCAAGGACTACCCAAGCGCACCGCTGCGCCCGACTCGCTTCGGCAAGCGGTTCTACGAGGCGTGCAACAAACTCGGCATCAACGGCTTCCCGATCCCGCACGCGATGGTAACCAACCAGCACAAGGGCCGGGATCCCTTCAACACCACCAGTTTCTGGAACCAGTACGGCGACCCGAGCACCGCGCGGTCCAATACGCTAACCACCTTCATCCCGGAGGCGGTGGCGACAGGCAACTTCGAACTGCGCGCGGAGTCCTTCGTCCGCGAGATCAAGGTCGGCAAGGACGGCAGGGCGACCGGGGTGATCTACATCGACCCGGACGGCAACGAGGTGGAGCAGGACTCCGGCATCGTTGTACTGAGCCTGGGGGCGATCGAGTCCGCGCGGCTGATGTTGATGTCGAAGTCGCCCTCGTTCCCGGACGGGCTGGGCAACTCCAGCGGACAGGTCGGTAAGAATGCGACCTTCCACGAGTATGTTTTCGCGGTGGGCCTGTTCGACCAGGAGATTGACGACCCTCTGTACGGCTGGACCGGTAACTACATCAGCGGCGGCACGTTCGAGTTCTACGAGACTGACGAGGACCGCGGGCACATCGGTGGCTGCCTGATCTCGGCCTCGCAGACCTGCCACCCGATCAACATGGTGTTCCCCGGCCGTCCGACCTGGGGCCAGGGGATGAAGGACGCTGACCGCGACTACTTCAGCTTCGCCATGAAGATCGGTGCGATCCTGCACGACATGCCGGTCGAGTCGAACCGGGTCGACCTGGACCCGGCGGTCAAGGACGCCTGGGGCCTGCCGGTCGCGCGGATAACGCACAAGCCGCACGTCAACGACGTCGCGATGAGCAAGTGGCAGGTGGACAAGAATTCAGAGATCCTGCGGGCGGCCGGGGCGCGCAAGACGATTCCGGTGTACCTGCAGCGGATGACCGGCAACACCTGCCACCAGCACGGAACCGCGCGGATGGGCACCGACTCGGCGACGACGGTACTCAACGAATGGTGTCAGAGCCACGACGTGGACAACCTCTTCGTGGTGGACGGCGCCGGCTTCCCAAGCTCGACGGGGGTCAACCCGACGCTCACCATGATGGCCAACGCGTGGCGCGCCTGTGACTACATCACCCAGGTCTACGCCAAGGGCCGCGAAGAGCGCATCAAGGTGGGCTGA
- a CDS encoding GMC family oxidoreductase codes for MDAYTETDVLVIGAGAGGAAMSKRLSDGGIKVVCLEQGDWLHPMDHPHFYDGWELERHRAWSWHPNVRMFPEDYPITGNTEPMLMNGVGGSTLHYAGAWPRFKPVDFRKGTEHGVEGTIDWPISYEELEPFYSINDTEIGVARRTGDPGNPPRPEGWGPANRGGKVGHKMGRGFDKLGWHWWPADNAILTKPKDARLPCNDCGFCLGGCPRHAIASTDVTYWPRALRNGVDLRTNARVERINSKNGRATGATYVDRITGSRHDVRARIVVVAANSIGTPRLLLMSAQEGHPDGLANSNGLVGTHLMFHSWSFEDFWFDEPMEGFKGPEPAVLYSQQFYDTDPERGFVNGFSLQVGTALGAANSALGTNTGNIAPWGAGHRKFFNEHFGRHALVYVQGEDLPARTNRVTLNSAVTDSSGLPAPHVHYELHENDRRLIDWGRQRAREAADAVGGVIDTASTGIGGVEGPPPGWHIMGTCRMGNTPEDSVTNKWNQTWDVPNLFIADASSLTTGAAVNPTSTLQAVAVRCAEYIKRRHDDILAQTMTPANGDAPGF; via the coding sequence ATGGACGCCTACACCGAAACCGACGTGCTGGTGATCGGCGCGGGCGCCGGCGGCGCGGCGATGAGCAAGCGCTTGTCCGATGGCGGCATCAAGGTCGTCTGCCTGGAACAGGGCGACTGGCTGCACCCGATGGATCACCCGCACTTCTACGACGGCTGGGAGCTCGAGCGCCACCGCGCCTGGTCCTGGCACCCCAACGTCCGGATGTTCCCCGAGGACTACCCGATCACCGGGAACACCGAACCGATGCTGATGAACGGCGTCGGTGGCTCGACGCTGCACTACGCCGGTGCATGGCCGCGGTTCAAGCCGGTCGACTTTCGCAAGGGCACCGAGCACGGGGTCGAGGGCACCATTGACTGGCCGATCAGCTACGAGGAGCTCGAGCCGTTCTACTCCATCAACGACACCGAAATCGGGGTGGCGCGGAGGACCGGCGATCCCGGTAATCCGCCGCGTCCCGAGGGCTGGGGGCCAGCCAACCGCGGCGGCAAGGTCGGGCACAAGATGGGCCGGGGCTTCGACAAGCTCGGCTGGCACTGGTGGCCCGCGGACAACGCGATCCTGACCAAGCCGAAGGACGCGCGATTGCCCTGCAACGACTGCGGCTTTTGCCTCGGCGGCTGTCCACGGCACGCGATCGCCTCGACCGACGTGACCTACTGGCCCAGGGCGCTGCGCAACGGTGTCGACCTGCGCACCAATGCCCGCGTCGAGCGGATCAACTCGAAGAACGGGCGCGCCACCGGGGCGACCTACGTCGACCGGATCACCGGTTCCAGGCACGACGTGCGCGCGCGGATCGTGGTAGTGGCCGCCAACTCGATCGGCACGCCGCGGCTGCTGCTGATGTCCGCGCAGGAGGGTCACCCGGATGGCCTGGCCAACTCCAACGGGCTGGTCGGCACGCATCTAATGTTTCACAGTTGGTCCTTCGAGGACTTCTGGTTCGATGAACCGATGGAAGGGTTCAAGGGACCGGAACCCGCAGTGCTCTACAGCCAGCAGTTCTACGACACCGACCCCGAACGCGGTTTCGTGAACGGGTTCTCGCTGCAGGTCGGCACCGCTCTGGGCGCGGCGAACAGCGCGCTGGGCACCAACACCGGCAACATCGCGCCGTGGGGCGCCGGGCACCGGAAGTTCTTCAACGAGCACTTCGGTCGGCATGCGCTGGTCTACGTGCAGGGTGAGGACCTCCCGGCGCGGACCAACCGGGTGACCCTCAACTCCGCGGTCACCGATTCCAGCGGCCTTCCCGCCCCGCATGTGCACTACGAGCTGCACGAGAACGACCGACGGCTGATCGACTGGGGCAGGCAGCGGGCTCGCGAGGCCGCAGACGCTGTCGGCGGCGTGATCGACACCGCGAGCACCGGCATAGGCGGTGTCGAGGGGCCGCCGCCCGGCTGGCACATCATGGGCACCTGCCGGATGGGCAACACCCCCGAGGATTCCGTGACCAACAAATGGAACCAAACCTGGGACGTGCCCAACCTGTTCATCGCCGACGCGAGCTCGCTGACCACCGGGGCCGCAGTCAACCCGACCAGCACACTGCAGGCCGTCGCCGTGCGGTGCGCGGAATACATCAAACGCCGACACGACGACATCCTCGCCCAGACCATGACGCCCGCGAACGGCGATGCGCCGGGTTTCTAA
- a CDS encoding gluconate 2-dehydrogenase subunit 3 family protein: MVDLKLSAAGGKPPLGGWLPPVRLTERQGAVLNAVADELIPGGAGFPPPSEVDVLSFITRYVTPAGQDAKWFPFLGEDDFKARLDILGDGFLQATAAERVTILTGLEQDQPEFFLHLRDVVYYAYYSRPAVVHTMNRTLRAGRDYRLSPQPYGYTDVMDDWDDELLARVRGSYRRTADVRRVEVPAHLREATS; this comes from the coding sequence GTGGTGGACCTCAAACTTTCCGCCGCCGGCGGCAAACCACCGCTTGGGGGCTGGCTCCCTCCTGTCCGACTGACCGAACGGCAGGGCGCGGTGCTCAACGCGGTGGCCGACGAACTCATCCCCGGCGGCGCCGGCTTCCCGCCGCCGAGCGAGGTCGACGTCCTGTCGTTCATCACCAGGTACGTCACCCCCGCCGGGCAGGACGCGAAATGGTTCCCGTTTCTCGGCGAGGACGACTTCAAAGCACGGCTGGATATATTGGGGGACGGCTTCCTCCAGGCCACCGCCGCGGAACGCGTGACCATCCTGACTGGACTCGAACAGGACCAGCCCGAGTTCTTCCTGCACCTGCGCGACGTTGTGTACTACGCCTACTACTCGCGGCCCGCGGTCGTCCACACGATGAACCGCACGCTGCGCGCAGGCCGGGACTACCGCCTGTCCCCGCAGCCCTACGGCTACACCGACGTGATGGACGACTGGGACGACGAGTTGCTCGCCCGGGTGCGCGGTTCGTACCGGCGCACCGCCGACGTCCGGCGCGTCGAGGTCCCCGCCCACCTACGGGAGGCGACTAGCTGA
- a CDS encoding type 1 glutamine amidotransferase domain-containing protein, whose product MSLSGKRVALLIEDEYQILEGWYPKLRLQEAGAEVKVIGSGTKSSYDSKEHYPMEVDAAAAEVSAGDFDAIVIPGGFAPDNMRLHPEMVALVRDTYESGKLVAAICHAGWMLCSAGATKGRKITGYLPIKDDVENAGGTWIDEPVVIDGNVITSRTPVDLPDFGRAIVEYLEKN is encoded by the coding sequence ATGTCGCTTTCCGGTAAGCGCGTAGCCCTGCTGATCGAAGACGAGTACCAGATTCTCGAGGGCTGGTACCCGAAGCTGCGCCTGCAGGAAGCGGGCGCCGAGGTCAAGGTGATCGGCAGCGGCACCAAGAGCAGCTACGACAGCAAAGAGCACTACCCGATGGAGGTCGACGCCGCCGCGGCCGAGGTGTCCGCGGGCGACTTCGACGCCATCGTGATCCCGGGCGGCTTCGCGCCGGACAACATGCGCCTACACCCGGAGATGGTCGCGCTGGTCCGGGACACCTACGAGTCGGGCAAGCTGGTCGCCGCGATCTGCCACGCCGGCTGGATGCTCTGCTCCGCCGGCGCCACCAAGGGCCGCAAGATCACCGGATATCTGCCGATCAAGGACGACGTAGAGAACGCGGGCGGCACCTGGATCGACGAGCCGGTCGTCATCGACGGGAACGTGATCACCTCCCGCACGCCGGTCGACCTGCCCGACTTCGGCCGCGCGATCGTCGAATACCTCGAGAAGAACTGA
- a CDS encoding cysteine hydrolase family protein: MSSLDYTYEHIDEWIDRSNWVAPTIDPKKTMLLVLDMQKACAEPGGAMYIPSTGGAPEGKDVVEPVKNVLEACRAKEIPVAWSLWGLRPDGKDAGFADTKWGIEGQLATFPGAWGNGGDELVDDLKPLDDEPVFRKHRFSSFYGTALNEYMRRAGADTLVVAGLSTGNCQIATAIDGANQDHKMIVLADTTAAIPSGKEDPLGFGQHWEALRQIHANHGDVRTSIEFLRMIGA; the protein is encoded by the coding sequence ATGTCGTCGCTCGACTACACCTATGAGCACATCGACGAGTGGATCGACCGGTCGAACTGGGTCGCGCCGACGATCGACCCGAAGAAGACGATGCTGCTCGTCCTGGACATGCAGAAGGCCTGCGCCGAGCCCGGCGGTGCGATGTACATCCCGAGCACTGGCGGTGCGCCCGAGGGCAAGGACGTCGTCGAACCTGTGAAGAACGTCCTGGAAGCCTGCCGCGCCAAGGAAATCCCGGTGGCCTGGTCGCTGTGGGGCCTGCGCCCGGACGGCAAGGACGCCGGGTTCGCGGACACCAAGTGGGGCATCGAAGGCCAGCTGGCCACCTTCCCCGGCGCCTGGGGCAACGGCGGAGACGAGCTGGTCGACGACCTCAAACCGCTCGACGACGAGCCGGTCTTCCGCAAACACCGGTTCAGCTCGTTCTACGGCACCGCACTGAACGAGTACATGCGCCGGGCGGGTGCGGACACCCTGGTGGTGGCCGGGCTGTCCACCGGCAACTGCCAGATCGCCACCGCGATCGACGGCGCCAACCAGGACCACAAGATGATCGTACTCGCGGACACCACGGCCGCGATTCCCTCCGGCAAGGAGGATCCGCTGGGCTTCGGCCAGCACTGGGAAGCGCTGCGCCAGATCCACGCCAACCACGGCGACGTGCGCACGAGCATCGAGTTCCTGCGGATGATCGGCGCCTGA
- a CDS encoding FadR/GntR family transcriptional regulator has protein sequence MTDRGNRRIEPVRRLKVSDSVAAQLEQLIEQGQYQPGDKLPPERTLAEQFGVGRSSMREALRLVEANGLLRTDHGIGVFVVSNTKPVPMLSELLLFDDFTVPELFEARLSLERDAAGMAAKRITDDEAEELQRILDEASNPSLSNDAFVKLDAELHRAIVKVTKNRIWERVYESIMPLFITYSHRVIQLPGRRESAHNSHCRIVAAILARSVREARSAAVKHIREVEREIVQHLDSATETAVR, from the coding sequence ATGACTGACCGCGGCAACCGGCGCATCGAGCCGGTCCGGCGCCTGAAGGTATCCGATTCGGTAGCGGCGCAACTGGAACAGTTGATCGAGCAGGGCCAGTACCAGCCCGGCGACAAGCTGCCCCCGGAACGCACCCTGGCCGAACAGTTCGGTGTCGGTCGCAGCTCGATGCGGGAAGCGCTGCGCCTCGTGGAGGCCAACGGCCTGCTCCGCACCGACCACGGAATCGGCGTCTTCGTGGTCAGCAACACGAAACCCGTGCCCATGCTGTCCGAACTGCTGCTGTTCGACGACTTCACCGTGCCGGAACTGTTCGAAGCACGCCTGTCCCTAGAGCGGGATGCCGCCGGGATGGCCGCTAAGCGCATCACCGACGACGAGGCGGAGGAGCTGCAGCGGATACTCGACGAGGCGAGTAATCCCAGCCTGTCCAACGACGCTTTCGTAAAACTGGACGCGGAACTGCACAGAGCCATCGTGAAAGTCACGAAGAACCGAATCTGGGAACGCGTCTACGAGAGCATCATGCCCCTGTTCATCACCTACTCACACCGCGTCATTCAACTACCCGGACGGCGCGAATCCGCACACAACAGCCACTGCAGGATCGTGGCCGCCATTCTCGCCCGGAGCGTCCGGGAAGCCAGGAGTGCCGCGGTCAAACACATTCGTGAGGTGGAGCGAGAAATCGTGCAACACCTCGACTCCGCCACCGAGACGGCCGTCCGGTAG
- a CDS encoding SMP-30/gluconolactonase/LRE family protein: MADGEVLEIRDERLRELVVDEPLARLQTGFRFIEGPVWNQAEGYLLFSDIQADRMYRRSATGELTTYRRPSRMANGNAYDGASRLLTCEHATSRLVREEADGGLSVLAERFDGRELNSPNDVVVAKDGTILFTDPVYGRVAPHGVPREPELPFRGVYKVDPASGELSLLAKDFNGPNGLCLSVDERYLFVNDTERLHIRRFGFDGGALTGGVVWAEVAGEGIGVPDGMKVDSSGNLYCTGPGGIHVFDADATCLGVIRVPENPANFTWGGRDLCSLYICATTSLYRCRTKLPGLAPPTTKSVKQCPPTN; the protein is encoded by the coding sequence ATGGCCGACGGTGAAGTGCTGGAGATCCGGGACGAGCGTCTGCGCGAGCTCGTGGTGGACGAGCCACTGGCCCGCCTGCAGACCGGTTTCCGGTTCATTGAAGGCCCTGTGTGGAATCAGGCCGAGGGATACCTGCTGTTCAGTGATATCCAGGCCGACCGGATGTATCGCCGGTCTGCGACAGGGGAGCTGACCACGTATCGGCGGCCCAGCCGGATGGCCAACGGGAACGCGTACGACGGTGCGAGTCGACTGCTTACCTGCGAGCACGCGACCAGCAGGCTTGTGCGCGAGGAGGCCGACGGCGGCCTGTCCGTGCTCGCCGAAAGATTCGATGGTCGGGAGCTCAACAGTCCGAATGACGTCGTCGTGGCTAAAGACGGCACAATTCTGTTCACCGATCCGGTGTATGGGCGTGTTGCTCCCCACGGTGTCCCACGCGAGCCGGAACTGCCGTTTCGCGGCGTCTATAAGGTCGATCCGGCCAGTGGTGAACTTTCCCTGCTGGCAAAAGATTTCAACGGTCCCAACGGGCTCTGCCTCTCGGTGGACGAGCGGTACCTGTTCGTCAACGACACCGAGCGCCTGCACATCCGTCGGTTTGGCTTCGACGGTGGGGCCCTCACCGGCGGTGTGGTGTGGGCCGAGGTGGCCGGCGAAGGTATCGGCGTGCCCGACGGCATGAAGGTGGATTCCTCGGGAAACCTTTATTGCACGGGGCCTGGTGGGATCCACGTCTTCGATGCCGACGCGACCTGTCTTGGCGTCATCCGGGTTCCAGAAAACCCGGCGAACTTCACGTGGGGGGGACGCGACCTATGCTCGTTATACATCTGCGCTACGACTTCGCTCTACCGGTGCCGGACGAAGCTGCCGGGACTTGCACCGCCGACCACGAAGTCCGTGAAGCAATGTCCGCCGACGAATTGA
- a CDS encoding IS5 family transposase — translation MSRPRPWEVSDELWAVIAPLLPRHERRFRHPGRCRIDDRKALQGVLFVLYTGIQWEFLPQELGFGSGSTCWRRLAEWQQAGVWEQLEEVLLAKLRAADQLDFSRAVVDSSQIQAKRGRGSPKVGKSPVDRGRPGSKHHIITDARGTPLQVLLTGSNRNDVTQLIPLIEAVPPVRGVRGRPRRTPRHVYADRGYDHDKYRHQLRDRNITPRIARRGDQHESGLGTLRWVVEAAFAWLHGPRKLRIRWETRDDIHEGLLHLTHCMILARKLLATAF, via the coding sequence ATGTCTCGCCCGAGGCCGTGGGAGGTCAGTGACGAGCTGTGGGCGGTGATCGCACCGTTGCTGCCCAGGCATGAACGAAGGTTTCGGCATCCGGGGCGGTGTCGGATCGATGACCGTAAGGCGTTGCAGGGTGTGTTGTTCGTGCTCTACACCGGTATCCAGTGGGAGTTCCTGCCCCAGGAACTCGGGTTCGGTTCGGGCTCGACGTGCTGGCGCCGGTTGGCGGAGTGGCAGCAGGCCGGTGTCTGGGAACAGCTGGAGGAGGTCCTGCTGGCCAAGCTGCGTGCGGCCGATCAGCTGGATTTCTCCCGCGCAGTGGTGGACTCCTCGCAGATCCAGGCCAAACGAGGACGTGGTTCCCCAAAAGTGGGCAAGAGCCCGGTTGATCGGGGCAGGCCGGGCTCGAAACACCACATCATCACCGACGCCCGCGGAACCCCGCTACAAGTGCTGCTGACCGGCAGCAACCGCAACGACGTCACCCAGCTGATACCGCTGATCGAGGCGGTCCCACCGGTACGCGGAGTCCGAGGCCGACCCCGCCGCACACCCCGTCACGTCTACGCCGACCGCGGCTATGACCACGACAAATACCGGCACCAGCTACGGGACCGCAACATCACACCCCGCATCGCACGTCGCGGTGATCAGCACGAATCCGGCCTCGGCACACTCCGCTGGGTCGTCGAAGCCGCCTTCGCCTGGCTCCACGGTCCCCGCAAACTCCGCATCCGCTGGGAAACCCGCGACGACATCCACGAAGGCCTACTCCACCTCACCCACTGCATGATCCTCGCCCGCAAACTCCTTGCCACAGCATTCTGA
- a CDS encoding MFS transporter: protein MTALFIMAAPIASATGAPLASLVLTRLDGTFGLHGWQMLFLLLGFPTILLGIVIFRLLPSRPAEAAWLSAEERRFLEGELERERPETTGAPPVSPFSALRSPQVLALALIFFGFNAGSYLLNFFLPQVIRSLGPGTAAGISTVQVGLLTAVPWLTAVAVMYFAARHSDRTGDRVRHAFAGALCTAPWSST from the coding sequence ATCACCGCCCTGTTCATCATGGCCGCCCCGATCGCCAGCGCGACCGGAGCGCCGTTGGCGTCGCTCGTGCTGACCCGCCTCGACGGCACCTTCGGGCTGCACGGCTGGCAGATGTTGTTCCTGCTGTTGGGGTTCCCGACCATCCTGCTCGGCATCGTGATCTTCCGGCTGCTGCCGTCGCGGCCGGCCGAGGCGGCTTGGCTGTCGGCTGAGGAACGGCGCTTCCTCGAGGGAGAACTCGAACGCGAACGTCCGGAGACGACCGGGGCCCCGCCCGTATCGCCGTTCTCCGCGCTCAGGTCTCCGCAGGTGCTGGCGCTCGCGCTGATCTTCTTCGGCTTCAACGCGGGAAGCTACCTGCTGAACTTCTTCCTCCCGCAGGTGATTCGGTCGTTGGGGCCGGGCACCGCGGCCGGGATATCGACCGTGCAGGTCGGGTTGCTCACCGCCGTTCCGTGGCTGACCGCGGTCGCGGTGATGTACTTCGCCGCCCGGCACTCGGACCGCACCGGCGACCGGGTGCGGCACGCGTTCGCCGGTGCGTTGTGCACCGCACCGTGGAGCAGCACATAG